TAACACCAGCAATGTTGTAGTAGATTCTGTTATGTTCTATCAAAATAATGGAATTGGTCTTTCCATTGTTAACACTGGTGGGGTAGTCACCATCAGTAACAGTGTATTTGACAGTAATTATGTGAGTGGTGATGGAGAATACCCTGGAGGGGGTGGGCTTTATATAGAATTTCCATTTTGCCTTCCTGACAGTTTCTCTCATGCTGTACTATCAAGTAATAGCAGAAACAGTCACTCTCAATATACTGTAGATACTTGTTACTTTACAAATAACATTGCAAAGAAGATGACCAGACATACGCATACTTCTGATGTTACATTGTTACCATGTGCAAAAGAAACATTTGGTCGTGGTGGAGGAATGTCCATATTCATCAGAGGTTATGCCACTAACAATACCATCACTATTACCAACACTGTCTTCACTTCTAATTTAGCTAAATGGGGTGCTGGTCTTCTAATAGAATTCAACCATTATTCTAATAACAATACAGTAAGTGTGAAAGAAAGGTCCCGGTTTACTGATAATCACTGTGTTGACAGTAGTAACCACAGCAACAGTGGAGGAGGAGGTGGAGCACAGATAGTATACAGCTCATATGAGAATACAAATTCACCAGGTAATAATAAAGTGTTCTTTTCTCAGTGTGACTTTACAGGCAACACAGCTTATTGGGGTGGAGGATTATCTTATCTCATTGTTAAAGAACCACAACAGCTTGCAACTAACATCCTGTATTTTGATAACTGTAATTGGCAAAATAATGTGGCTAGGTTTGGAGCAGCAGTAGATTTATCTCTTTATCAGTCGTTAGCTAGTGGAGTAGTTCTGCCAGTTGTGTTTGAAAACTGCTCATTTGTGGGGAATAGTCTATCTATGCCAGTGGGACAGTTTGAGTTGCAGGGTATTGGTACTTTATATACTAATTTTATTGTAGTTACATTTAAAGGCTCTGTAGTATTCAATGCAAATGAAGGATCTGCTTTAGTTATTTCTGCTGCTGGTGTTAATATCAGTGACAATTGTGTGTTAACATTTGCTAATAACAAAGGCCGAAGAGGAGCAGCTGTTTCTTTACTGGCATCATCTTGGATTAATGTCAGAGATAACACTGCTGTAACTTTCAGTGGAAACAAAGCTGATGCAATGGGTGGAGCAATATATGCAGAACTGATCAATGAACATAACATGATTGCCACTTGGAATTGTttttttcaatattttaatgctaCAATTGAGCCAGATATGTGGACTACCAAGATTCGATTTCAACAAAATGTTGCTCAGCATGGAGGACATTCAATCTACGCTACAACACTGAGATCTTGTTTATGGGGTAAGAGTTACACTCTTGTAACTCAAGATGATATCAAAAGTGTTTTTCATTGGAAATCATTTGAATTTGATGGTATGCTTGGAACAAAGCCTTTTGCAAGAGAAATGGAAATTGCTACTGATGCTAATTTTCTTAGCACAAATGAAACTGATTTAAGGATATCTCCTGGAGAGACATACCATTTGCCCTTTAACCAGTCAGATGATAAAGGGCAGCAAGCTAAGACTGTTTTCTTTATCCAGTCCAATGATGAAGAAACAGGTAAAGTTGGTAACCGAtcagtgtatgtgtacagtGATATTATGCAAGTGTACGGAAAATTGAACTCAACGTTTAACATAACTGTAACTAGCTTAGGGCACGTAGCATCTACTGTGATACTTAACATAACTTTCGACTTCTGTCCACCTGGCTATGTCTCTTTTCTTGACAAGGTACAAAATGCAACATCTTGTAAGTGTGCAACTGAAGTATCCGGTGGCTATCCAGGAATATTAGGATGTGATGATGAAATATATCAAGCAAGAATTTCTCGGTATCATTGGGGAGGAATCCATAAACGCACAAATAAATTTGTTACTGCTAACTGTCCCCAAGGTTCCTGTACTTTTGAGAAGTCTAAATATGCAGTGTTATTGCCTAACAGTAGATCTCAGTTGGATGAATCACAATGTCAATCACAAAATCGTATTGGAACAATCTGTGGTGAATGTATGGATGGGTACAGTATGTCCAGTGGGTCAAATTGTATCAAGTGTGATCATGGAACAACAATAGGAATTTTGTTCTTTGTGTTGTATGAATGTCTACCAACTCTCGTGTTTGTCTCTATCATCTTATTCTTCAACATCAACATTACTTCAGGACATTGGAATTCTCTGATATTTTATTTCCAAATATTGGAGACTTTGGATTTGTATGCATTGCGAAGAACCAATGAGTTTTCTAAACCCATAGAAATTCTGATCAAAATTCATACTACCTTTTTTGGCATATGGAACCTTAATTTCTTTCAGGATTTTTTACCAGAACAGTGTTATATCAAAGGATTGAAGAATGTTTTTGGCCTTTATTTACTTAAATATGTTACTGTTCTATTTGCCTTGGgtttgattgttgtgttagCCATAGCAAAAAATTACAATTGCTTCAACTTCACATGCTTTTGCACAAATCAAAATGGTGTACACCATCAAAGGATAAACCAAGAAGCTATACCATTACTTGAAGCAAGTGTCAATCAAGATGAACCACGATACAAGAAAATATGGAAGAAAGTTTGGAATAGTTCAAATGCTTCATTCATCCATGGATTTGCAACTGTAATTGTTCTGTCGTACACCAAGGTAGCACTGATTTCAATGAAATTTATTATTCCGAGTTCACTCTATGGATCTAGAGCTGAAGTAGTTGACATTAGGGTCCATCATGTTGGAACAATGAGATATCTTAGAGGTGATCACCTCTGGTATGCCATTCCATCATTCTTTCTGGTGGTGGCCTCTGTAATATTTCCATTGTATTTAACTGTCAAACCTTTTTGGGGTAAGCTGTTCCCTGACGATGGAAATGGAGGATACTTCAAGAAATGTCAGGATGCCATGTGTTGTTACATTAGACAAGATAAAATTGATCAACTGTTGCTGGAATTTTATGGATCTTTTAAAGATAATCGACGCTATTATGCTGGGTTCTTTTTCTTTTACCGCTTGATCCTATATGCTATGCTAGCATTTACCACATCACTTACATTTCAATACTCATTCCAACAAGGTATATTGGGGTTCTTCTTGCTCATTCATTCTATTTTTCAGCCATATGGTGAACTGTTTTCATCAGCCAACATACTGGATGCCCTCATTTTCTTTAACTTGAGTGTTATCAATGCAATTAGTATGTACAACTATTACAGTGTAGTTGACATTCAGGGTGAATCTCAGTTTGCAGTTATTTTACAGTTAATATTCATCTATTTGCCATTAATCTATGTATTGTATCGCTTCATTCATTGGTTGAAGAAAATTCATTCTGATGATCCTCAGGAGAATGGTCATCACCAAAATGGTCGTCAacgaaaccagcctcaattaaATGAGAACCAACCAAATGAAGCAGATCATGAATCAGTAGATCTTGAAGAAGACCGAGAGAGAGACAGACAACAATACCTTGAATCCATTAATATGCTAAATGACTATTATGTGGTGAATCCTGATCAGGATTAACTTGTCACAGTCTAAGCAACTGCATGCACACACTAGATATTTAGCTACACAGTTAGATTACATTCGTTACTTGAAACAGCTGTGTGTATTAAATTACTTCAGTAATTAGACAATTGTGTCAAGTGGTATACAATGGTGGTAGTGGTTTTACTCATCACAGATTGTAACCTAGCAACATGGCTATTATATGCCATCAACATTGAAATGAATGCATTGCTGAAAGCCATCTGCCTGCCTGTATACATTCCTTTGGTAAGTTTctaactacagtgaaacctctaaaATCCAAGACTCACTGggataagaaaattgtgttggattagcaaggatgttgGATTATTGAGGTAGCAttacatagaaaaaaaagtatttTTTGGGATACAAAACAacgtcagattatagaggtattctggattacagaggtgccgGACTAGAGAGATTTCGGTGTATTACATAGTTGGTTTAgtattctgctgtttagttagcCTGCATGTTCGTGTCATTTATAATTTCTTCATTCCTAATGGGTTGATTTGTCATTGTGGTTAATGTGGAATGTAAAATGGTCCTGCAAATGCTTGCAAACAAAGCCAATCTTTACCATGCCGATAACAAAGGGTATGGACCCATAATATGAAACTTGTTACATCAGTGATGGGTTGTATTATAGTTTGGTTGATGTGAtattatatcaagactcacggtagtgagtcgcgcggccagtaaagcagaaacgcgcgccgcagacaataaatgacgcgaccactacgtgaggattttacaagaacgaacgttctcaaatttggccttcctgtaatccacccgtcacttacgctatccctctgaaactctggagttgaactcatcgtgtcactagtaactaccacacaagcagtgaagcaaatccatgccgattgtttcgtgatcgagattgccgacatgaaaggggacgtttcatttttttttttatttttttttttatcgcatgcggttagacgcaaccgcaggtgtatgccttgcgttcctttgtgcattccgaacattgatcgccctgttatcgcttcagtattcactcaatcacctcaagattcacatcatcgatttcaccatacatgattaccctacagtcgtgatttcagcaccaaacgaagtttcagtcgtcctcagtcgacctagaggccaaatacaaatcccagattgttgttttccgcaatactcgcttggcatgtagggca
This portion of the Dysidea avara chromosome 12, odDysAvar1.4, whole genome shotgun sequence genome encodes:
- the LOC136240949 gene encoding uncharacterized protein isoform X1, coding for MMLFILLLALIEVSSSQAVQVIQVDPVNGVYNLTCWTGSVPCGSLNYALGGVTNNNTRLQLASGSFNLSTLNATMIGLSSITIEGAGVLKTVVTCNYSDAGLYFVEVDHLTIANLTISNCGMLQNSTTWNTSSPAKYRSAVTVYNTSNVVVDSVMFYQNNGIGLSIVNTGGVVTISNSVFDSNYVSGDGEYPGGGGLYIEFPFCLPDSFSHAVLSSNSRNSHSQYTVDTCYFTNNIAKKMTRHTHTSDVTLLPCAKETFGRGGGMSIFIRGYATNNTITITNTVFTSNLAKWGAGLLIEFNHYSNNNTVSVKERSRFTDNHCVDSSNHSNSGGGGGAQIVYSSYENTNSPGNNKVFFSQCDFTGNTAYWGGGLSYLIVKEPQQLATNILYFDNCNWQNNVARFGAAVDLSLYQSLASGVVLPVVFENCSFVGNSLSMPVGQFELQGIGTLYTNFIVVTFKGSVVFNANEGSALVISAAGVNISDNCVLTFANNKGRRGAAVSLLASSWINVRDNTAVTFSGNKADAMGGAIYAELINEHNMIATWNCFFQYFNATIEPDMWTTKIRFQQNVAQHGGHSIYATTLRSCLWGKSYTLVTQDDIKSVFHWKSFEFDGMLGTKPFAREMEIATDANFLSTNETDLRISPGETYHLPFNQSDDKGQQAKTVFFIQSNDEETGKVGNRSVYVYSDIMQVYGKLNSTFNITVTSLGHVASTVILNITFDFCPPGYVSFLDKVQNATSCKCATEVSGGYPGILGCDDEIYQARISRYHWGGIHKRTNKFVTANCPQGSCTFEKSKYAVLLPNSRSQLDESQCQSQNRIGTICGECMDGYSMSSGSNCIKCDHGTTIGILFFVLYECLPTLVFVSIILFFNINITSGHWNSLIFYFQILETLDLYALRRTNEFSKPIEILIKIHTTFFGIWNLNFFQDFLPEQCYIKGLKNVFGLYLLKYVTVLFALGLIVVLAIAKNYNCFNFTCFCTNQNGVHHQRINQEAIPLLEASVNQDEPRYKKIWKKVWNSSNASFIHGFATVIVLSYTKVALISMKFIIPSSLYGSRAEVVDIRVHHVGTMRYLRGDHLWYAIPSFFLVVASVIFPLYLTVKPFWGKLFPDDGNGGYFKKCQDAMCCYIRQDKIDQLLLEFYGSFKDNRRYYAGFFFFYRLILYAMLAFTTSLTFQYSFQQGILGFFLLIHSIFQPYGELFSSANILDALIFFNLSVINAISMYNYYSVVDIQGESQFAVILQLIFIYLPLIYVLYRFIHWLKKIHSDDPQENGHHQNGRQRNQPQLNENQPNEADHESVDLEEDRERDRQQYLESINMLNDYYVVNPDQD
- the LOC136240949 gene encoding uncharacterized protein isoform X2; protein product: MLFILLLALIEVSSSQAVQVIQVDPVNGVYNLTCWTGSVPCGSLNYALGGVTNNNTRLQLASGSFNLSTLNATMIGLSSITIEGAGVLKTVVTCNYSDAGLYFVEVDHLTIANLTISNCGMLQNSTTWNTSSPAKYRSAVTVYNTSNVVVDSVMFYQNNGIGLSIVNTGGVVTISNSVFDSNYVSGDGEYPGGGGLYIEFPFCLPDSFSHAVLSSNSRNSHSQYTVDTCYFTNNIAKKMTRHTHTSDVTLLPCAKETFGRGGGMSIFIRGYATNNTITITNTVFTSNLAKWGAGLLIEFNHYSNNNTVSVKERSRFTDNHCVDSSNHSNSGGGGGAQIVYSSYENTNSPGNNKVFFSQCDFTGNTAYWGGGLSYLIVKEPQQLATNILYFDNCNWQNNVARFGAAVDLSLYQSLASGVVLPVVFENCSFVGNSLSMPVGQFELQGIGTLYTNFIVVTFKGSVVFNANEGSALVISAAGVNISDNCVLTFANNKGRRGAAVSLLASSWINVRDNTAVTFSGNKADAMGGAIYAELINEHNMIATWNCFFQYFNATIEPDMWTTKIRFQQNVAQHGGHSIYATTLRSCLWGKSYTLVTQDDIKSVFHWKSFEFDGMLGTKPFAREMEIATDANFLSTNETDLRISPGETYHLPFNQSDDKGQQAKTVFFIQSNDEETGKVGNRSVYVYSDIMQVYGKLNSTFNITVTSLGHVASTVILNITFDFCPPGYVSFLDKVQNATSCKCATEVSGGYPGILGCDDEIYQARISRYHWGGIHKRTNKFVTANCPQGSCTFEKSKYAVLLPNSRSQLDESQCQSQNRIGTICGECMDGYSMSSGSNCIKCDHGTTIGILFFVLYECLPTLVFVSIILFFNINITSGHWNSLIFYFQILETLDLYALRRTNEFSKPIEILIKIHTTFFGIWNLNFFQDFLPEQCYIKGLKNVFGLYLLKYVTVLFALGLIVVLAIAKNYNCFNFTCFCTNQNGVHHQRINQEAIPLLEASVNQDEPRYKKIWKKVWNSSNASFIHGFATVIVLSYTKVALISMKFIIPSSLYGSRAEVVDIRVHHVGTMRYLRGDHLWYAIPSFFLVVASVIFPLYLTVKPFWGKLFPDDGNGGYFKKCQDAMCCYIRQDKIDQLLLEFYGSFKDNRRYYAGFFFFYRLILYAMLAFTTSLTFQYSFQQGILGFFLLIHSIFQPYGELFSSANILDALIFFNLSVINAISMYNYYSVVDIQGESQFAVILQLIFIYLPLIYVLYRFIHWLKKIHSDDPQENGHHQNGRQRNQPQLNENQPNEADHESVDLEEDRERDRQQYLESINMLNDYYVVNPDQD